One part of the Nitrospiraceae bacterium genome encodes these proteins:
- a CDS encoding DUF429 domain-containing protein codes for MARRTPPVIVGIDLAGSPRRPTGLCLLEGCTAAARIAFTDDDILDAVRRARPDLVPIDAPLSLPKGRRTIHDRSGEHLRDCDRELLRLGIRFFPITLGPMRMLTARGLGLKRKLCAMGYRTVECYPGAAQDVWGLPRQHRNLHGLLTGLRKLGIRGLRRTATGDELDAATAALVGRWFLLGQGTMLGGEHGILIPAMADTTRKREMRTD; via the coding sequence ATGGCACGCCGGACACCGCCGGTCATTGTCGGGATCGATCTCGCCGGTTCTCCGCGCAGGCCGACGGGGCTGTGCCTGTTGGAAGGCTGCACTGCCGCCGCCCGCATCGCGTTTACCGACGACGACATTCTCGACGCAGTTCGGCGCGCAAGACCCGATCTTGTGCCCATTGACGCTCCGCTGAGCTTGCCCAAGGGGCGGCGCACCATCCACGACCGCTCAGGCGAGCATTTGCGGGACTGCGATCGTGAACTCCTCCGGCTAGGGATCAGATTTTTTCCCATCACGCTCGGTCCGATGCGGATGCTGACTGCGCGCGGACTTGGGCTCAAACGCAAGCTTTGTGCGATGGGCTACCGCACCGTCGAGTGCTACCCGGGAGCCGCGCAAGATGTGTGGGGGCTTCCTCGTCAACACCGGAACTTGCACGGGCTCCTCACGGGACTCAGGAAACTGGGGATACGAGGGTTGAGAAGGACGGCTACCGGAGATGAACTGGACGCTGCGACGGCCGCACTTGTTGGCCGGTGGTTTTTGTTAGGTCAGGGAACGATGCTTGGTGGAGAACATGGAATTCTGATCCCGGCCATGGCGGACACCACGCGGAAGCGGGAGATGAGAACAGACTGA
- a CDS encoding DNA-3-methyladenine glycosylase I, translated as MAKTSTSFSDTKPRCRWVGGKPHFIRYHDQEWGVPVHSDRKHFEMLLLEGAQAGLTWETILLRRAGYRKAFAQFDPVKVSRFGATKKASLLKNPGIIRNRLKIESAVINARAFLAVQREFGSFDRYVWPFIGGKQKINRWRSQSQVPATSRESDALSKDLTKRGFRFVGSTIIYAYMQATGMVNDHTLDCFLRQRA; from the coding sequence ATGGCCAAGACCAGCACGTCGTTTTCCGACACCAAGCCCCGCTGTCGATGGGTCGGGGGGAAACCGCACTTCATCCGTTATCATGACCAGGAGTGGGGTGTACCGGTCCACTCCGATCGAAAACATTTCGAGATGTTGCTGCTTGAAGGGGCCCAGGCAGGGTTGACGTGGGAGACGATTCTGCTCCGGCGTGCGGGGTACCGCAAGGCCTTCGCGCAATTTGATCCTGTGAAGGTGTCACGGTTTGGGGCAACGAAAAAAGCGTCGCTTCTCAAGAACCCTGGGATCATTCGCAATCGATTGAAGATCGAGTCGGCCGTCATCAATGCGCGGGCGTTTCTCGCCGTGCAGCGGGAATTCGGGTCGTTTGATCGCTATGTCTGGCCGTTTATCGGCGGGAAACAAAAGATCAATCGGTGGAGAAGCCAGTCACAGGTGCCTGCTACAAGCAGGGAAAGTGACGCGCTTTCCAAAGACCTTACGAAGCGCGGTTTTCGTTTTGTCGGGAGCACCATCATCTATGCCTATATGCAGGCCACCGGGATGGTGAACGATCATACGTTGGATTGTTTTTTGCGCCAGCGCGCCTGA